AATCGGTTGGGCCTCTGGGCCTAACTCTTTGGGCTGCATCATTGCGGTTGGGCGTTAAGGTTTTCCTTCTCCTTAGCTAGGCTTGTTGGGGATGTGGCACTTCTAATCTATGTTGTTGTGCGTCAAAACTGGTTCGCCGGTCTGCTAAGTGGAAACGTACATGAGGTCTTAGCCATTATGCTTATCAGGACAATTGTTTTTGTCCTACGATGGTATAGATTTAGAGGTTTCTTTTATTGCTTTTTAGAATTCATGTCCATGTCTTTGGTCATAGCTTTGCGGTTTTTTTTTTCAATTCGTAGTTCACAGTTTTTTTTTTTGGATTAAGTTGAACTTTGTATGTGATCAGTAGTGCTTGAATTACTCATGCATTGACCGTTATGGTCGTTATTGGCTATGCCAATTGGATCTATTTCCATTTCCTTCAAAAAATAAAAAAATTAAAGGGGTGGTGATAAAGTATAAAGTGTAGAGAAAGAGAGATAGCAAGAGAATCATCATCTTATTCATTGATTGGAGCCCTTTTATATAGGAAATTACACAATACCAATATGGTAAGGATATGAATACATAAATCTAGTCTAACTACATATCCTATTGGCATAAGGCCAAGGCACACATAAAGAATATCTAGAAAGATACAAAATATCCTAGAACACTCCCCCTTGTGCCGCGCGCTGATATGCCGATGGTGCTGATCGGTTGCCTCGTCAAAAACCTCGTCAAGTCACAAAAACCCTGTGGGAGAAAAACTGAACCTTGATCGTAGGAGAAAAAGAGTACAACGCACCCTTCACATTTGATAGTGACATGTATGTATGTGCTAGACTCCCCCTGAAGTTCGCACCTCCCCCTGATCTTTACATCAATCATAGGGCTCTTCCTGATTCTTACTAATCATGGAAATTTCAACAACTTAGCATGTCAATGCTCTTTAACATGTCTTCAAATGTGGCATTAGGCAATGATTAACTAAATCATGCCGTATTGTCCTCAAATGATCTTTTACACTTAGATCTTGAGTAGAAGGCCGCTTGTGAACTTAAAACATAAGTTCGTGCAGGAAATTAGATTTCCGCACAGCATGACCTTCAGTTACTAGAACAGTCGTAACTTCCTCTATGAAATACATATGAACGAACCGTAAATGGTTTTGGAAACTAGACTCATTTAACTGTATATTACACACATTCTGGTTCGTCACGAGCTATTCACAAAGTCCTGTCGAAGTTGACTGTTTTGCCAAAATCAGATTCTCGGACAGATTCGTCGTACTTTACGAAAACGGCCCTAACTCACTCAATGTGATAGGTATGATCAAATGGTTGGTGTCCCTGGAAAGTAGACACATAGACCTTTCCAATGGTAATAATTTCACCATTTTCCAGTGAGTGAGATTTCCTGTAGGTCCCTTGGAAGTTGACCTACGAAACTTGGCAGATTCTGATTTCGCTATTGATGTGTCTTTCTTATGTAGGGATAGAATAAGCCTCAACCTTTCATACCATTAAGTATTGAAAAAGGAGTTACTATCATTACATTGGCATTGTGTGGGCACATAGCTACACTTAGCTTTACAACTTTTCATAGCGAATGAGATGTCAAGTTTTTCGTATTGTGTTAAGTACATTGATGCGTCTAATTGTACTTAGATGGGAACTTCATCTCTTAACACATATTTGTCATCTTGCTTTAGACAAAACAACGGATCTCTCTTTAGAGTAAAGACTTTGACTAATCATGGGAGTGTATGTAGCCCTCACTTTCGTTAGAGCGCCTAAGCCGATTGATGAAAAATAATCATCAATACAGTCATCGAGTGTCTTATCGAGATCGTGTCTTCCCAAGATCTTTTTCTTCGGATGTTGATACATATTGGCATCTCTTGATCCATCAAGAGTCCATGTAAATCCGGAATGAACACGCAAAGGCATAATTCACCATATCCCTTCCAAATCAAGTAGAGTCCATGTGCGTTTCAATACATTTAGCAAACGCATGCTCCTGTGGTTTGGAGTTACTTGATTTGGATGAATGAAGTCCGTTTAAGAGCTTCATGTATATCTCTGATCCCATAGAGATGTTATTATGACCACATTCATAGGCTGCATGTTCAGTTATTCGAAAACTACCAAACTGACAAAGTAGTGAAGTTCAATGACATCCATTACGAGAGCATATCTCATCGTAGTCGATCCCAGTGCGTGTTAGTGAGAGACCTTGCGTCATAAGGTGAGTCTAAACTCTTTTTCTCACTACACTATCTAACAAAGGTATAGTTGATAGGGTTTAGTTTGTGGTGTCAGCATCACCTGCCCAAGGACCTATCTATTTGTTAATGCTGGATCGCATCTTTCCATTAGGGATATCAACTAAGTTGATATCCATCAACGAAAGGTGGTTCAATAGTAGACTCATTATCCCACGTCCTCATGTACACTAGTGTAATACTTGTAGAGATCTCTATATGGATTGGATTTGACATTGAGGCGTCCCCCAACGATAATCACAATTCAGACTTCATGAGACGGATTTGAGTATCACTGATCAACGGATCAGGTTATGCCAAGCTCACTTTCTTCCTAGTGCGAGAATATATCGAACCTAAGGGCCTCCCTCCTTTTGGGGAGCCACACGGCCTTGTGACACCAATTTTGCCACTATATGGCGTCACTATATCACTATCCATGGTGATGGTGTCAAGACCAACACCTTTTGGTCGCGCCATGTCCTCTTGATGGGACATCAATCCTTGTAGACATATTTGCAGCATGTGATCTCGTCACTTTAACACTTTAAGCATTTGGGGATCAAGATGAGACTTAGTGGGGACAAACCACAACAATTCACGTCGTTCCACTTGAACTCTTGTGTTCTTATCTCCCCCTAACGGCGAGAATATTGTCTTATCAAAGTGACCATCCGCAATATAGCGGTGAAAGAGATCACTTGGCAAGGTTTCTACATATGCGGATTATAGGTGGGTTTCTACATATGCGGATTATAGGTGGAGGTTCACATCCAACCTAAATACTTATTCATCTCAAATGACCCATCATTGTACGTAGTGGCAATGCGATTTGGCACCTAGAAATAACATCTAGCCGAGCTCAAGGATTAGAGATCCGTTTCAATCTTGTTTGAGCTCAAGGATTGCAATCCTGGTACACAGTCATGAGCTGTAGTACAAAAATATTCAATGATGGTGGGTCGTAGATGAATAATAAAGTTGCATGCAAATATTGCATAGCCCCAAGACGCAATAGAAAAATTGGTGCGCATCAATAATATTCAAACGACAAGCTAAAGTTGCTTAGTCGTAGTCTCGGTGAGACCGTATTGCTTGTGAACATGGGGTACAGGACACTTCAACTTACATCCCGATAAACTTTTTTAAAGAATGGGTAGTGAGCCCGTAGAAGTATAAGTAGCATAAGCAGTAGATAATAGTGTAACACGTGACCAGTGTGCTAACACTTCAACCAACACCATAAAGCATAAAAGGTGTCCGCAAGTTGGTTGTATCTATCTACATAGTTTGATGTAAGAATAGAATGTTCACTTTTGTGTCATTTAGCGTAGGAGGGTCTCACTCCTAATTTAGCTAAAGAATAGGCTTTTAAAACGAGGAATGAGCATTGTAGGGGGTCAATGCGACATCTAGGGAAGGCCGGTGCACCTCAATTGCTTGAGGAATTGACCGGACGACCTCCAAGAACTTGGAGTCGTGTTTGGGTGACGTCAATGTCCCCCGGGTCACCACCATGCTTCATGGTGATGCTAGATCTCGAATGTCTTCGTTTTGAGCAGAAGAATGGATGTCCATGAGAATTTCTCAAAATTTGGACCATTATATATATCTCTTCCAGGTTGACCAATTTGGTCAAACCAAAGCCTATATGAGTCAGTGTCCCAAATATCATGTTTGGCGACAACATGGGATTCGATATTCCAATCATAGTGACATACAGTCCACTAGATTGACTCATGAATTTCTCCAAGATGCGCTTCAGTCCGCATTCATGAGAAGGTATACACAAAAGAATTCTTGTTCATTCTCACAATGTATTTTCGAATGAAAACTATTAGCAAGAATGTCTTTAAAGCTCAATATGGTTCGATTGCCTCTCAATGCATAGAGGGTATCTATGACATTGATCATGGTGCCATGAGGCATCAAGATTTAAGCTAAACCGCGTCCTTGAATGACCGGTATGATTCAATCATTATAGTCACAGAAGATTTACAAAGGCACAAAATCCAAAGATAGTTGCCGGTTCCTTAGAATGTTGTGGATAGTTCCACTATCTGCGAAGCACTCAATGTCTCGATGAGACATATCTACAAGAAGGAGTAGATATGCTAGTTAATAGTTCCACTTGAACCATTTAGAAGGATTGAAATAAGCTACGAAAAGCTGCAATCCCGAGAGTGCATAAAAATTTCCGCGCAGAATGACTTTTGCGCACTAAAACAGCCATAACTTCCTCGTTAAAATAGATATGGACGAACCGCAAAAATTTCTAAAAACTAGACTCATAGAGCTTTCCAATGATATAAAGCTCACTGTCTAGTTCGTCCGGAGCTGTTCACAAAGCTCAAACGAAGTTGACTGTCTAGAAAGGACAGATTGCTGTTTTTCGCAGAATTGGCATGTGCGAAGCTGTGAAGCTTGCAAGTGGCGTGTAGGCTTTTGCCTTAGCCACAAGTGACGTGTGTATGATCAAAACCAAGTCCTTTCGGTCATTCTAAGGTCGTAAACTCCATGACTAGTTAGCAAAAGCTCCCTGACATGAACATAAACTAACTCAGAGGACCTAGAGGATTAGATCATGATGATAATTTTCCGGTTTTTGATAAGTCTTCAACGTCTTTTGCAAGACGGCAATTGGTTTAATAGCATAGGGGGATCCAAAATCAAAAGCTTTCGGTAACTCCAAGTCAATATGACCAGGCATGTCCGTGGAAGGTCGGTAGTGTGAGGCACACTTGAAACCACTATCTCCTTAATTTCGGACAATTCTAAGACATCACACTGAGCTTGGATGAGCCTAGTTGAACAATTGATGATGAAAAATCCGCTATAGGGTAGAAGACTTAACCGGAAACACGTGGGCGATCCTCCTTGAAGATGCGGTGTCATGAGTCACCTTCAAAGGAAGGGACCAAAATCGGCACAATATGCCATGTTTCTAAGGACGATGTAAGAATGTACATCTTTTTTGTAAATCAATACGAACCATAAGAGGAGAATAGTTTCATAACTTCGAAAAAATTTTCAAGGCATTCATTATTGCTAACGTGAGTACATCGAGGTCACAAATAGACGAAGGACGTCAATACAACGCCTTAGTACATATAGCTTGAAACGAAAATCAATGTCTAGCCGATGACGTCAAAGTCATGGGTAGCTAGAGCAGGATCCAAATCTTTGAAATTCGCGATCATGAGGATGACGTTCTTGTCCTCATATTGATTTTTCGTACCTTTTTGTATGCATTCACAATTTGAAAGAGCTTGACAATCTTGAACCAGTGATCCAAAGATCCACAACGGTTGCATTGTCATGAGCTGGCGTGAGTAGTTTTGACAAATATAATTGGTGTCTAGACTGGGAGTGTCGCCATTAGGGCCGGCGGCACCTCCCCCTCTTTCTAGACATCGGCACGGTGTTTTCTACCATTGTCGTGACCCATATGTAGTCAATTAAGGTGGTAAGCAATCCACTTGACTAATAACTCAATAAATAGAGTTATATGAACGTTTCAAGAAACGCTCCATGAGTGTATTCCACAATACTTTGTGGTCATTACTTTTTGCACAGATTGCCATTGAAGGCTTTTGTCGATATGGCGCGTCAAAGACTTTGAGCGCATGAGATGTGAAATCTCGGCATCTAGGCTTGTTAGCCTGGGGGTCAAAACATGTGGTTTAATCCTTTTCAACGAAAGGTTCTATAGATACCAAGCGAAGATTCGCCTTAGGTATCGAGTACGTCAAAACTCAATGAGCAGAATGTTACGTTGCTCTTGCATACAAAACCAAGTTGTTATGAGACTCGATAGAAGTCACAAATAATGCTTTTAATGGTTTGTCCTTCGGATTGATCATATACAATCCGGAAAAAGCCGCGAATTGATCAAACACAATTCGGAAAAGGCCTCGGATTGATCAAATACAATCCGGAGAAAAGTCGAGGTTGATCATACACAACCCGGACAAGGAAGCAAGAGTGATCAAACACACTCTTGACCCGTAAATAAAATTCCGGGATTTTTGGTACCTGCACACACAAAATCTCAAGCATAGAATGGAGATGGAGAATGGAGGAAAGGATTTTATCCTCCCCGAGTTATTGAACTTGAAAAAGTTTAAGGTTTCAAAACATACCTTTCTCGTTTCTTTGGAAGACGAGCAATCTTGAAATCTTTGGTTTCTAGAGGCTGCCGAGAGGAGAAACAACATTTTGCCTATTTATACTTCGAATTTGGAGCTGAAAATTTGACTGGAGGAGCATCTCTGGATGAGGAAGCTGTTGTCAAAATTTCAGGTTGATCGGAGCAAGGGAAGGTGGCGAACCGGTGGTCGGTAGCGGCGGCAGTCTGGAATCTTCCGGAGGCCGGTTCGGAGACTTTCCGGCCGGTTCTCAGGGTGAGGCCGGCGGCGTTGGATCCGAGGCGAAGAGAGCTTTCTAGGGATGTAAAATTCCGGCGGAGGACATTCGGAATTTTGGTCGAAAATCGGGAAAAACAAGGCTGCCCGATTTTAGGGTTTGGAAAACAAATGGTGGGCAATTGGCTCTAGGGTTAGAACAAAGTGCATGATAACGTGATGAAGTATAAAGTATAGAGAAAGAGAGATAGCAAGAGAATCATCATCTTATTCATTGATTGGTGCCCTTTTATATAAGAAATTACACAATACCAATATGGTAAGGATATGAATACATAGATCTAGTCTAACTACATATCCTATTGGCATAAGGCCAAAGCACACATAAAGAATATCTAGAAAGATACAGAATATCCTAGAACAGGTAGTGAGTAATAGGGGAAATTATAAACTGTACCCGGAACACCACATGACGTTTGGTCCCCTCTAATACTATTGGTCTAAATGTTTTTATTTTATTTCTGATTAGTACCTATATTTTTTTTTCTTACCCCACTGTTCCCGGGGGAGGAGAGAGAGAGAGAGAGATGGGCCTCAGCAGATTGATGGTTCCACCTTTCATTAATCGTAAGAGCCCATGTTTATGAGCATCAGTTTCAGCGAAAATCCCCTTTATGCTGGGCCTAGACAGGTTGGTTGGTCCACCTTTAAAAGAATAATAAAAGCCCATTGGTTTCAATTGATGTCTCCCTCAAATGGAGAAAGCACTGAAATGTGAAGAAAGGTAGCCAAACGACGATTCAGCCAGAAATCACTGTAACATCTATAACAAGCCCGAAAGTACACGAATAAACAGAACCCAAGTATGTTATCTTGAAGCTGTTCTTAATTCAACAAACAGCAAAAGAACAAACTATTTGATTACAACTTTACAAGCATATATATCAGAGAGTTGCAAATGATCATCAGTGAAGAACAATGGTTTCGAAACAGTGCACTCCATCCAGCTCCAGCGCAAACCTGGGTGATTGTACCCTTCTCATCTCTTGCTGCTGCTTCTGTTCACTATTACCCGCCATCGACGATGAAGAAGCTTTTACATTTTCACCGGCAACCTGGGATTTCTCGTTGCCGTTATTGATGAAGTTCAAGCTCAGCTTGTGGGAGGAGAACATCGTTTCTGGTAAAGGGAATAGGCTCTTTGCTGCTGGCTTCGGAGTTAGATGGGGCAACGAGAAGAGGTATTTAAAGAAACAGATGATTGGATTGGACTGATATCTGCGCGACGAAAAAGTTTGGTCTATCTAACACTGAATAGATGCGTGGATGGCTTTAAACTACTAAATTAGGCTCTTACCCGTCGGAGAGTTTGTGAGGCTTCTAATTCTACGAGCTTCTAATATCGATATGATAGAAATTATTAACTCAGTCAAGTGTCTTGTAGATTCTAGAATCAAGAATGCAGTACCTTGGTGGAGTGGGATATTGATCACCATCAGATTAGGTAAATGAGGGAGAAACCTGATAACATTTCGGCATAAGTTTGCAGTACTTAACATCAACAAAATGGACCACAACAAGAGTCCATTATGCAGAAATTGTATCAGCAAACAATCAGATAAATGCCATGACAGATGACTAAAGATGGATAACAAAAGGAGCTCTGCATGGTGAAAACCAGAACCAAACCACAAATTACAATGCTTCCAAGGGAAGATGCAATGAAATAGGTTGATTCAGCATATAAAACTACTTGCAAACCAAAAACCACACTCATCACAGATAATTAAAGATAGGTAATCACTTTTAGAAATTTCACAATAGTCAACGAGTTAAATGAGATAGATGTACCACGTGATAGGCAAAATAGTAACGTTGCAAGCAGTAATTAAGATCAATAGGTCCTAGAATTGGCTGAAACCAAGATGACAACCAGTATGACCGTCTATGTTTATTTTGTACGATCTTCTAGTCAAACAAGCTGATACCCATGTCATCATCACTTTCTTCCTCTGGTTCAGGCTGCATAAACAGCAAACAGAAGTTTAAATAAAAAGCTGAATGAAGATGAACAATGACCAAGCATCAATGCAACAGGGTATACATATAACAATAAACTTGAAATTCAAGTTGTACACTAATCATAACTCAAATTCATAACCACAGATTCTGTAATAGAGCAACAAATAAAATAGCAAGAAAAAGGCGTAACAAACACACAATTAAAACACAAGCAGAGAGCTATAAACACATTCTCACCTTCTTCTCCTCAGCAGCAGGAGCAGCAGCAGTGGCGGCGGCGGCGGCCGGAGCAGCCATACCAACAGGAGCCGCAGCGCCACCACCACATCCAACATTCATGGTGAGTTCACCGAGATCCTTCTTCTCTGCAAGCTTGGCAAAGAGGTTGGGCCAGAATGCTTCCACGTTCACATTTGCAGATTTGAGCAAAGTAGCAATCTTCTCAGCCTATATAGAAAATGCCACATCAAATTCAATTCAGGTACAAAATTAACAGGACAAACATCAATCTACAAACTACTAACACGGCGATACGTCGAGTCTACACTATCTTATTCCCAACGCATAATTGAGAAATGAGGTTAACAATTAGGGTTTACAAGTGCCAAATCATGTCGAAACTTCCTCCTAAAATCAATAATTCACTGGATTGTGCAAAATTGGGTTAGGGTTAGGGTTCTTACAGTGATTGGGATGCCGTCATCATGAAGAATCATGGCGGCGTAGGAGCAAGCAATTTCACCGGTCGACATTGTTTCGCAAGAGCTTGGATTTGAATCTGAAACGATCAAAATCGAAATCGAAATTATAGAACCGAAAAACGATTAAGAAAGCAGAGAAGGAAAATGAGAGAGAGAAAGAGAGGGACGAACCTACAAGAGAGAAGGAAAGCGAGAAATGAGGCGCAGCGTTGTAACCGTTTTGTAAATGAGGAGCTTATATAGAGGTTGAGGGAGGTAGGGTTTTTTATTAGGAATGCCACGTCAGGTTGTCGGTTTGTCAATTGGGCTGGCCCAATAGGTGATCAACTGGTCACTTGGGCTTAAGTTTAGGGAGCCAACTACTAGCCCAATTCTTACTTGCTAAACAAAAATGAAAAAGAAAATTGTAGGGGTTCAAACTTGTACTCCCAGTACTTCCCATCATTTAACATAGGAGAATGTCATTTGATAATCAATTAGGGTCTACATTATTGTGTTTCTCATGGTTCAAATGATCAGTACAATGGTCTTTGAATAAGTTAGCTGCAGTAAAGGAGGACTTTTGGATTCTTTGTTGCCTCTTAACAGATTAGAAAGAGGATCCCTGTTTATTAACAAGGTACCAAAATGAAGTCTGAAACTTTCTACAGACAAGAAACTTTCTACTGACAAAAACGTAGGACGCATTGAGTAGCAAATTGGCGACCTGCTATTTTATTCAATCCACAACATAGTCGCTACTTCACATAGTCACAAAATGAGGTCCAAGGTTATAAACTGCTTAATAAAGCATAGTCGCTACTTCACATTATGTCCGACCAATAGCACTTGTTGATTCAAGTAGATACTCAAACACGTCCACACAAAAACAAAATTTACCCATACAAGTTCACACTAAAATCACTAGCATTATCATTCTTTTCTGGACTAATAAAAGCCACACAGCCAGCCATAATCCGAAACAATGAAGTTCGAAGCAAAAATAACATTCTCAACCAGTCTGCCGAGATATAAGAATCACTGCACCTTAACCCATACATAAGGATATGGCTTGCCAAGAGGATCAAGCACTACCTGACTGCGCCTGCAATATATCAATCTCAAGTTAGCAAAATGAAACAAGTCTTAAATTTCAAAAATGCCAAGGTTTTCTAACTCAAAAAGGGGCAAAACTTACAGCTATTATCTATTTAATCCAACCATCTATGGAGCCAAGATTAAACTCCAGTCCAACTAAGCATATCAGATTATTTCCAAAAATATAAGAGTTTGAATGCTGTAGGTCCTTCGTTTTAATTCCATCCATAACCAAAAAATAATCTTCCATTTTGAGATTACTAGTGCATATTATATGCCCCACGTAAACTTGTATACTACAAGAATAAACTTACCGGGCGGGGCGATCCTGACCTTGATCTCGATCTTGTTCTTGGCCTGCAGCACATGGAAAGTTAATAAAAACAAGATATTAGACATCATACAAATAAACAAAAAAAACATTGTAAGATTATTTATAAAACCAAATACCTGGAAGGTTTGACCGGAGATGCAGACCTAGATCTTGATACTGATCTAGAAACAGATCGCCCCAAAGAATTGCTGCATAATACAGAATGAATCACAAGATGTAAAAAGAGAAAGTAATCATAAATTAATACGAGAAATAGTAGATAAGTTTGCGTACTAGAGCTCAATACCTCCTATCCCTTCTTACACTTCGGCTTCTGCTACGGCTTCTGCTCCGACTCCTAGAGGGACTGCTGCGTTCATACACTTTAACCTGCCAGTTGGTACACAAACAATCGCCAGAACAACTTTGTGAGACAAACCTAAATTCAGTTGTCCAACCCCATTACTGAAACATAGATGAAATACCCCCTATAGACTGAGAAGTACAATTCTACAGGTTTCAATCAGGAATGGAACAAGAAACTCAGAGTACCCACACCATCAACATCAAACTTAACAGCAACATATTGCAAGATCCATAGTAAACAAAAATCATTTGGAAAATGATATTTATACATCATTTAGGAAACGTGCAAACATCTAGATAAAATAAAGCACACCCTAGCAACTTTGACAAAGATAAAGATTTACCCGAATATAGGATCTTGCCCAAGGATTTTTAAATTCAGTATCAGTAAGTTCCCGAACCTGAAAAAGGAACAAAAAAAAAAAGTTACTATGTAGCAAGTGAATAAGTGTGGAGCTTAAAAGAGGGCAAAAGGTCTTGTAGTTAAACTTACAGCATATTTCATGTCATCATAATTGTTATAATCAACCAAGCCATAAGTCCCTGAACACAAAGCAGAAAATCCAAGTGTTAAGCAGATAAAAATTTCAAAGCATATAAAATTAGGATAACCATTAATTCCATGCTAGTGTCTTTTCAAAAAATCTCAAGTACACGACAACTCTAAAGCTTTTCTAGATTGTGATGGCATGGGGAGAGTCAAGAACTTATTTGGTACTAACTATAATATTGTTGGCCTACATAACCATTTTTATTTAAGAAAATTAAAAACAAATTTACATTGAAGCTGATAAAAAGAAACGAATAATTGCATTAAAAAAAACTCTGAGTAGGAAGCAGTATTAGGCACAACGACTTGCACTTCCCTAATAAGAGGATCTTGAACAACAATATCAACAATATCTGACTCTGACACTCAAGTGAGAAGATTATCAATTACAAAAAATCTGAAGTAAAACCTATACCTTCACTGTCACGGCAAACCTCAGCAAAACACACATCACCAGCTTTTCGCATATGATCCTGAAATCAACACCCAGCAAGATTACGAGTAGAATACTAAACAAATGGGGCACACACAAGTTTGCGAGAAGACATAACCAAACCTTCAAATCTTGCCATGAAGCAGAAGACGGGAGCCCACGAACAATAACTGGACCGAATGCCAATGTGCATCAATCAGTAAAAAAACTAAACATGAGTGAATTTTTAATGGAAAGCATTTGAAAAACATATCTCGGATTTATATTCAACTAAGGCATGTCCTAGAAGTAGGACTCACCTCGGAATTCAGAATGACGTGAGACACCAAATCGACCCCCACCCCCACCCCCACCGCGGCCTCCTCTGCTACTGCCTCCACCATATCCACCACGACGATCACTAGGTGGTGGGCCCCTGCTACCACCATGGGCAAGCTCAACCTGTATTGCGGACAAACATAAAAATGAATAAACCACGGAAAAACCACAATACAACATAGAAAAATAACAA
Above is a window of Fragaria vesca subsp. vesca linkage group LG7, FraVesHawaii_1.0, whole genome shotgun sequence DNA encoding:
- the LOC101291182 gene encoding 60S acidic ribosomal protein P1-2-like, with the protein product MSTGEIACSYAAMILHDDGIPITAEKIATLLKSANVNVEAFWPNLFAKLAEKKDLGELTMNVGCGGGAAAPVGMAAPAAAAATAAAPAAEEKKPEPEEESDDDMGISLFD
- the LOC101313066 gene encoding pre-mRNA-splicing factor SF2-like, with protein sequence MSGRFSRTIYVGNLPSDIREREVEDLFYKYGRILDIELKIPPRPPCYSFVEFESSRDAEDAIRGRDGYDFDGCRLRVELAHGGSRGPPPSDRRGGYGGGSSRGGRGGGGGGGRFGVSRHSEFRVIVRGLPSSASWQDLKDHMRKAGDVCFAEVCRDSEGTYGLVDYNNYDDMKYAVRELTDTEFKNPWARSYIRVKVYERSSPSRSRSRSRSRSRSVRRDRSNSLGRSVSRSVSRSRSASPVKPSRPRTRSRSRSGSPRPAQSGSA